The Montipora capricornis isolate CH-2021 chromosome 3, ASM3666992v2, whole genome shotgun sequence genome window below encodes:
- the LOC138041051 gene encoding uncharacterized protein, translating into MAAQDWNDSSQQNRVRCTCKSTCSTKRTRSGNRGCPCKTEGVICGPHCKCGSEAKPCRNKQQNEGTRPQPRRQPSNYRVERDRPSEEAERIKENRDVKDFINTLDDPMVRKLCVRSL; encoded by the exons ATGGCTGCTCAAGATTGGAATGATTCTAGCCAG cAAAATCGTGTCCGCTGTACATGTAAAAGTACTTGCTCGACAAAAAGGACACGGAGTGGAAATCGTGGCTGTCCCTGCAAAACCGAAGGTGTGATATGTGGGCCGCATTGTAAATGTGGCTCTGAGGCGAAGCCCTGTCGAAACAAG CAACAAAATGAGGGTACTAGGCCTCAACCACGAAGACAGCCAAGTAACTACAGAGTGGAAAGGGACAGGCCATCTGAGGAGGCTGAGAGGATCAAGGAAAATAGAGATGTGAAG GATTTTATCAACACATTAGATGACCCAATGGTGCGGAAACTTTGTGTTAGAAGCTTATAA
- the LOC138041699 gene encoding uncharacterized protein, whose protein sequence is MRPILSATGTYNYALAKWLDEKLKPLSVNRYKISDTFSFAEEIQNLVIDGDDILVSFDVTSLFTNVPLQETIEVIAEKAFVDNWDNVTHNLNITKPDLVQLLEVATMNQLFQFDGKLYEQIDGVAMGSPLGPLMANAFLCSIEEKLDQDNKLPEFYRRYVDDTFATMKNVPAAEDFLSTLNSCHPSINFTMELESDNRLPFIGLEVLKKGCKLETSVYRKPTYTGLLLHHQSHVDKRYKKSLLKAMLNRAFHLSSTWESLKSECDHLKVMFTNLKYPDSLIKSTISHFFTSVRSENPGEQAQLSTNEIAVHRVVLPFKDQKSAGAVKRQLSDLSSKIDHTLQPVFKSRKICEDLKMCEPKPPIISQQCVVYNYKCDLCDAEYIGYTSRHLHKRIDEHRYSAIGKHLKNDHALETIGDLSNNFSVLKKCNRKLDCLIYEMLFIKKNRPCLNTQSDSIREKLFI, encoded by the coding sequence ATGAGACCTATCCTATCTGCCACCGGTACCTACAACTATGCCCTCGCCAAGTGGCTCGATGAGAAGCTGAAGCCCCTGTCAGTCAATCGCTATAAAATATCGGATACTTTCTCTTTTGCTGAAGAGATTCAAAACCTAGTCATCGACGGAGATGACATTCTGGTATCCTTTGACGTCACGTCCCTGTTCACTAATGTACCGCTTCAAGAAACTATCGAAGTCATCGCTGAGAAGGCGTTTGTTGACAACTGGGATAATGTTACACACAATCTGAACATTACAAAGCCTGACCTGGTTCAACTTCTAGAAGTTGCAACTATGAATCAACTATTCCAGTTTGATGGTAAACTTTATGAACAGATCGACGGCGTGGCAATGGGCTCCCCTTTGGGTCCACTCATGGCAAACGCATTTCTCTGTTCTATCGAGGAGAAACTAGATCAAGACAACAAGCTCCCTGAATTTTACAGAAGGTACGTGGACGACACGTTTGCTACGATGAAAAATGTACCAGCAGCAGAGGATTTCTTATCAACGCTTAATAGTTGTCATCCATCCATAAATTTCACCATGGAACTAGAGTCTGATAACAGGTTACCATTTATCGGTTTGGAAGTCCTCAAAAAGGGCTgcaaactggaaactagtgtttATCGTAAACCAACTTACACTGGCCTACTGCTTCACCACCAAAGCCATGTCGATAAAAGGTACAAGAAATCGCTACTCAAGGCCATGTTAAATCGTGCGTTCCACCTGTCGTCCACATGGGAGTCTTTGAAATCTGAATGTGATCATCTCAAGGTGATGTTTACTAACCTAAAGTACCCCGACAGCCTCATCAAGTCCACTATCTCTCACTTTTTCACCTCAGTGAGGTCTGAAAACCCTGGAGAGCAAGCTCAATTATCCACCAATGAAATTGCTGTTCACCGAGTGGTTTTGCCTTTTAAAGACCAAAAGTCAGCTGGCGCAGTGAAAAGGCAATTATCAGATCTAAGCAGCAAAATCGATCACACTCTTCAACCTGTGTTCAAGAGTCGCAAAATATGTGAAGACCTCAAGATGTGTGAGCCCAAACCACCTATAATTAgccaacaatgcgttgtgtataattataaatgtgatctgtgtgatgcagagtaTATCGGCTACACTAGCCGACATTTACACAAACGTATTGACGAGCACCGTTATTCAGCGATCGGCAAGCACTTAAAGAACGACCACGCTCTTGAAACCATCGGCGACCtttccaacaatttttccgttttAAAGAAGTGTAACCGAAAACTGGACTGTctgatttatgaaatgttattcatAAAGAAGAACAGGCCATGCTTGAACACACAATCAGACTCCATACGCGAAAAACTATTTATCTAA
- the LOC138041049 gene encoding uncharacterized protein, with the protein MEWWESAEEYNPGMSLWRGRKISDDASCESDIEIIEEKAAPKDKSIKKCKLEITTAVADTSVVEISSDDDMEVDSPLKHPTKKRERISSDDSIEELIASVSGLSSNDNTPQKPRLPTVKRPKENAHGSPAKKNLFDEENSDDNMDISILRKGRRLYANQDEIDKLDPVHVKKVPLASQGSAKYEVLYNDAEPLSVVVDNWKWGRAQPCKRAGFGKGGRRSLQLCLGSLECANKKCAYLKIQKSPNKVDFYKSKRCMHCHREAIKKTCSPRKYVENDRCHKKR; encoded by the exons ATGGAATGGTGGGAATCTGCAGAAGAATACAACCCTGGAATGAGTTTATGGCGAGGAAGAAAAATCTCCGATGACGCATCTTGTGAATCAGATATTGAAATAATTGAAGAAAAGGCAGCTCCAAAAGACAAGTCAATAAAG AAATGCAAGCTGGAAATTACCACGGCAGTTGCGGATACCAGTGTGGTTGAAATAAGCTCCGACGATGACATGGAGGTCGATTCGCCCCTGAAGCACCCTACTAAGAAGAGAGAGCGTATTTCATCT GATGACAGCATTGAAGAATTAATAGCCAGCGTAAGTGGACTTAGTTCCAATGACAACACTCCTCAAAAGCCACGACTACCAACAGTTAAAAGACCTAAAGAGAACGCCCACGGGTCACCCGCAAAGAAAAATCTATTTGATGAAGA GAATAGCGACGACAATATGGACATCAGCATTTTAAGAAAAGGACGTAGACTGTATGCCAACCAAGACGAAATTGACAAACTCGACCCAGTTCACGTGAAGAAGGTTCCTCTGGCTTCCCAAGGTTCTGCAAAGTATGAAGTGTTATACAATGATGCGGAACCTTTGTCGGTGGTTGTAGACAACTGGAAGTGGGGTAGAGCACAACCCTGCAAAAGAGCGGGGTTTGGTAAGGGTGGAAGAAGGTCACTTCAATTGTGTCTCGGTTCCTTAGAATGCGCAAACAAGAAGTGCGcatatttaaaaattcaaaagtctCCAAACAAAGTCGATTTTTATAAATCTAAACGTTGCATGCACTGTCACCGTGAAGCCATTAAAAAGACTTGCTCACCAAGAAAATATGTTGAAAACGACCGGTGCCACAAAAAACGGTAA